GGTGTTTTTCATGATGATCACTTCGGCTCCGGAAAGTTTGATTCAGGCGCTGCCGGCGCTTCGGGGGGCGTCGCTGCCTGCTGCGCGCCGGGCGGCGGCTGGAGGTCGGAAGGCTGTGCGCCAGCGAATGCGCCGGTCGTGGCGGTACCGCCGCCGGACTGCGGCGGGACTTCGCCGCCGTCTGCGGCGGGGTTCATCGGGCTGACTTCATAGCAGCCGTCGGGGCAATAGAAATAGGATGTCGGCACGCAGTCGGGGCCGGTGCCCGTCTGCCCGCACATGCGGCGGATGCGCACATATTGCGATTTTGCGCCGGCATCGACGATCACGGTTTTTTCAAGGATCGTGTCGCCCTTCGCGTCCAGCACCATCATCGAGGTGGAACCGGGTGTGCGCGGCATCACCAGCAGCAGGCGCGGGGTATCCAGCAGGACGCGCACGTTGTTGGGGTTGGTTACCACGACGCTGGCGGCGTCGCGGTCCAGCTTGATGACCTTGGTGGTGTCAAGGCTGAGGCGCAGCGGACCATCGGCCTTTATGGCTGATTCTGTCATTTGCGCAGCGGCCGGTGCGGTGGTGTCGGCAGCTTGTACAGTCGCGGGCAGGGCGCAGAAACCCATCGCGGCAAACAGTAAAACAGGCCAGATTCTTGTCTTCATTACGTGTATTCCCCTCAAAACCCCTCTTACTTATATGATGGCGCGAAAGACTCGCGGTGTAAAGCAATATGTCTTTGGAATCACTCATGATTATTTCATTATGGAATCATTAACTTATTATGGTATATTATGAGTCTCAATTGAAATTCTCTGGCTTTTCAGCCGCTATTCGACTAATGAAATCTGACCTTTAGGATATGCGTGAACTATCTTTGACATAATATTTGACAATTCTGCTCAGGGGGGATATAAACCTCTGACCATAATTGGGATACAACTTTGTTGCTTTTAAAGGCAACGCGCCAACAAGACCGGAACCGGCGCGTTTCAAGAGGCGGCAATACCAAGAGACAAACATAGTAAGGGGTTACTTCTACATGGCAAACACGTCAGGCGCACAGCAACTCAACATCGAAGCAGGCCAGAACATCGCGGTGAAGCTCATCGCGGGCCAGCATCTGGTTCTTTCCTCTGATCTTGCGGTGCAGGGCATGAAGGCAACCTCCGGCGGCGAACTGGTCGTCACGCTGGCGGACGGCGCGGTTGTCACCATCACGAATTTCGCGGAAATGGCGGCTTGCAGCACCTGCAAGCTGACGCTTCCCAACGGCCAGTCGGTCGGTTTGACGCAGCTCGCAGAAGCCCTGAACCCCCAGGGCGCGATCGGCGCAACGAACCTTGAATACGGCGCACCCGACGGCAAGCTCGCGGCAGGCAACGGCGACAGCCACCTTGTGAAAAAACCCGGCAAAGACGAAGACATCGTTGTAAAACTGCAGCCCGGCGACGCATACAAATTCTCCTTCGCGATGACCGAACCCGCATCCGTGAAAGAAACGGGCGGCCAGCTGGTTATCACGTTCAAAAACGGCGGCGAGATCATCATCCCCAACTACGGCGCGATGAAAGACGCGGGCGCTCTGCCCGATTTCACGCTGGCTGACGGCACGAAACTGGGTGCCGGCGAATTCGGCGAAGTGCTGGCATCCGCCACGCAGCTGAACGCAATCGAACCTGCCGCCGGTGGCGATGGTGGCGGCGGCGGCGGCGCGGGCGGTGGCTTCGGCTTCGGCTCGACCTTCTCCGCAGGCCCGCTCGACAGCATCGGCGCGATCGGCCCGATCGACCCGACGCAGCTGGAATACCGCGCTGAATTCCGCGAACTGGATCCTGCATCCGACATTGACTACAACCCGAACCTCGGCGCGATTCCGCCCGCTGTTGTCGATGAAACCGACCTGACCGGGCCTGTGACCGTCGATGGCACTGTGACCGCGAACTTCGGCGGCGACGGCCCCGGCACGTTCGGCGCAACGCCGACCGGCACCAACTTCCAATACAGCGGCTCGACCGCCCCCGCGCTGACCTCCGAAGGCCAGCCTGTCACCGTCACCCTCGTCGGCAACACCTATACCGGCGTGGCGCATGGCGATGTGATCTTCACGCTGACGATCAACGCCGACGGCACCTACCATTTCGAGCTGACCGGCACGCTGGACCATGCCGACACCACGAATCCCGATGACGCGATCAACCTGCAATTCGGCGTGACCGCGACCGATGCGGACGGCGACACCGATGACGGCTTCATCACTATCACCGTGAAGGACGACGGCCCCGTCGCGAATGACGATTTCAACAGCTTCAACGGCGAAGACCTGACCACGACCGGCAACGTCGTGACCGGCTTCAACGGCGGCGCGGGCGCTGCCGACAGCTTCTCGCAGGATACGGGCAACCATGTGTCGTCCGTGACCGTGAACGGCGTGACGACGGCGATTGCGCCCGGCGCGACCGTGACCGTCAACGGCAACTTCGGCGTTCTCACCATCTCCTCGACCGGTGAATACACCTACACGCTGAATGCCGGCGTGCATGGCGACACGACCGAGAATTTCACCTACACCCTGAAAGACGGCGACGGCGACCTCGATCCTGCCATCCTGCGCATCGACAGCGACGGCGTGCCGACCATCCTCGACCCGAACCTCGACATCGATCCGGCTCAGCGCACGGTTGACGAAACCAACCTGCAAAGCGGCGCGACCGGCGTTACCGGCCAGATCCACGCCAATTACTACACCGACACCCCCGGCGTGATGACACCCACGGGCGCTGCTTCGTTCAGCGCGTCCACCGGCCTGACCTCGGAAGGCAACCCGGTCACCGTGGCGCTTGTCGGCAATACCTATGTCGGTACCGCCAACGGCGCGACCGTGTTCACGATGCTGGTCAATGAAGACGGCAGCTATTCCTTCACGCTCATCGGCACGCTGGATCACCCGAACACCGCGAACCCCGATGACGTCATCAACCTGAACTTCGGCGTGACCGCGACCGACAGCGACGGCGACAGCGTGACCGCCACCATCACCATTAACGTGAAGGATGACGGCCCCGTCGCGCATGACGATTTCAACAGCTTCAACGGCGAAGACCTGACCACCTCCGGCAACGTCGTAACCGGCGTCAACGGCGGCCCCGGCGCTGCCGACCACCTGTCGCAGGACGACGGCAACTCGGTCACTTCGGTGACGGTTGGCGGCGTGACGACCACCATTCCCGCAGGCGGTTCCGTGACCGTTAACGGCACCTATGGCGTGCTCACCATTTCCTCGACCGGCGAATACACCTACACCCTGAATCCGGGCGTGAAGGGCGACACGGCCGAAAACTTCACCTATTCCCTGACTGACGGCGACGGCGACAGCTCGCCCGCTGTGCTGCATATCGACAGCGACGGCGTGCCCACGATCGTCGATCCGAACGATCCCAAACTGAACAACAACGACCGCCTCGTCGATGAAAGCGATCTGGGCCCCACGACCGCGTCGGGCACGATCACCGCGAATTACTACACCGACACCCCCGGCCACCTGTCCTTCGGCGGTCCCGGCGCATTCTTCAGCGCTGACGGCTCCACCGGCGGCGCACTGACCTCGGAAGGCCAGCCTGTCGATGTGACGCTGGTCGGCAACACCTATACCGGCACGTCGCATGGCGAGACGATCTTCACGCTGACCCTGAACCCCGATACCGGCGCATATACCTTCACGCTGGTCGGCACGCTGGATCACGCGGATCCGTCGAACCCCGACGATATCATCAACCTGCATTTCGGCCTGACCGCGACCGACAGCGACGGCGACACCGCAACCTCGCTGCTGACGATCTACGTCAAGGACGATGCGCCCATCGCGCATGACGACTTCAACGCGTTCGATTCCGAAGACCTGTCCACGACCGGCAACGTCGTGACCGGCCTCAACGGCGGCGCAGGCGCAGCCGACAACCTGTCGGAAGACGACGGCAACTCCGTCACCTCTGTCACTTTCGGTGCGACCACCGTGACCATCCCCGCCGGCGGCTCCGCCACCATCGCGGGCGCGAACGGCGTGCTGATCATCAACAGCGACGGCTCCTACACCTACACCCTGAACGCAGGCGTGAAGGGTGACACCGCTGACAACTTCACTTACGGTTTGACGGATGGCGACGGCGACACCAGCAACGCCGTGCTGCATATCACCTCGGACGGCACGCCTGTCATCTATGACCCGAACGATCCCACCCTGAGCCCCGGCACACGCACGGTCGATGAAACGAACCTCGGCCCCGCGACCAGCGTTTCCGGCGACCTGAACGCGAACTTCTATTCCGACACCCCGGGCAAGTTCTCGGCGACCGGTGCTTCCACGTTCAGCTTCGGCGGCTCCGCTGAAAACGGCGCGCTGACCTCGAACGGCTATCCTGTGACGGTTACCCTGACGGGCAACACCTACACGGGTACGGCGAACGGCGTTCCCGTGTTCACGCTGACCATCACCAACGTCGATACCGGCGCATACACCTTCACGCTGCTGGGTACGCTCGACCATGCCGACACCACCAACCCTGACGACGTGATCCAGCTGAACTTCGGCGTGACCGCGACCGACAGCGACGGCGACAGCGACAGCGCGACCCTGACCATCAACGTCAAGGACGACGGCCCCGTCGCGCATGACGACCACAACAGCTACAACACCGCGGACGGCGGCACCGACGGCAACGTCATCACCGGCTTCCACGGCGGCCCCGGCGCAGCTGACAACCTGAGCCACGACAATGCCAACACGGTCACCAAGGTTTCCTTCGGCACGACCACCGTCGATGTTCCGGCTGGCGGCTCGGCCTCCATCCACGGCGATCACGGCACGCTGACCATCCATTCGGATGGTTCCTACACCTACGTCCTCGATGCGGGCGCGGGCGGCGGTTCCGGCACGACGGTCGATACGCCCCGTACCTTCACGGGCAACACCTTCCCGACTGCGCTGCCCGAAGGCACCCCCGTCACCGACCCGAACCTGCTGGGCGAACTGCACGGCAACATGACGATCGGCGCGGATACCACCATCAGCGGCCAGATC
This sequence is a window from Alphaproteobacteria bacterium. Protein-coding genes within it:
- a CDS encoding pilus assembly protein N-terminal domain-containing protein, with the translated sequence MKTRIWPVLLFAAMGFCALPATVQAADTTAPAAAQMTESAIKADGPLRLSLDTTKVIKLDRDAASVVVTNPNNVRVLLDTPRLLLVMPRTPGSTSMMVLDAKGDTILEKTVIVDAGAKSQYVRIRRMCGQTGTGPDCVPTSYFYCPDGCYEVSPMNPAADGGEVPPQSGGGTATTGAFAGAQPSDLQPPPGAQQAATPPEAPAAPESNFPEPK